From Desulfovibrio sp. TomC, a single genomic window includes:
- a CDS encoding Nif11-like leader peptide family natural product precursor, translated as MSLESAKAFVARLHEDPQFRWALGECKNKWERRRFVILEGYRFSPAELVCATSPAGQASPERAAVIDRVRRQHGDASYAFM; from the coding sequence ATGTCGCTTGAAAGTGCCAAGGCCTTTGTCGCCCGCCTGCATGAGGACCCGCAATTTCGCTGGGCCCTTGGCGAATGCAAAAACAAGTGGGAACGCCGCCGTTTCGTCATCCTGGAAGGCTATCGGTTCAGCCCGGCCGAACTGGTCTGCGCCACCAGCCCGGCCGGCCAGGCCTCGCCTGAACGGGCCGCAGTCATCGACCGGGTGCGCCGGCAGCACGGCGACGCCTCGTACGCCTTCATGTAG